In the Dehalococcoidales bacterium genome, TGATTTATAGGTGTCCGCCAGCGCCTGGGGTATCACCCGTACGTCGCCCAGCACGGTGATATAGTTGCTGTCCCCCTGCCACCGCGGCACGATATGGCTGTGAAAATGGTCGTCGATGCCGGCTCCCGCCACTCTGCCCAGGTTCGCCCCGATGTTGAAACCGGCCGGATTGAAGGCTTCTTTCATCACCACCACCCCCCGGCTCACCAGCTTGTAGTGCTCGTTCCTTTCCGCATCCGTAAGCTCTTCCAGGTTGGCGGTATGGCGGTAAGGCGCAATCAATAAATGACCGGGGTTATAGGGATAAGCGTTCAGCATGATAAAGTTGTGCTTGCCCCGGTAGAGAATATAGTTCTCCGCGTCCTTGTCCTCGGCGGGTTTATCGCACAGGATGCACCCCGCCGGTTTGGCCGCCCGGATATACTCGATGCGCCATGGCGCCCAGATATATTTCATCGTAAAGCCCCCTTGCCCGTCGCTCCTGCTATTCTAGTAGTCTCCCCCCTTGGCCGTCAATGGCCGGTGCTTTCCTCTCCTCCTAGCCCCCTCTCCGTCGACGGAGAGAGGGAACTAAAGGGGGTGAGGTTTACCTGCCTATATTACGCCCTTATTCTTGAGCGCGCTGATTTCCCCGGCGCTCAAGCCCAGCAGCTTGCCGTAGACGTAGTCGTTGTCCTGTCCGGGCGCCGGCGCCGGTCGCTCATATTCCGCCCCGCCCCTCCCCATCCTGATGGGGGAAGCATCGGTCAAAACATCCCCCTGAATAAAAAAACCCCGCGCTTTTAGTTGCGGGTCTTTGGCCAGGTCCGCCGCGTCCTGCACCTTGCCGGCGGCCGCTCCGTTGGCCTGTAAAAGGCTCATTACTTCGTTCGCGGTGTGTTCCCGCGTCCAGACGCTTATCAGCCCGTCCAGCTCCGCCCGGTTTTCCCGCCGTCCCTCCGCCGTGGAGAATTGCGCGTCCTCCGCCCACCCCGGACTCCCCAGCGCCCGCTTTAGTCCCCGCCACTCCTCCTCCGTGAAAACGGCCGCGGCGCACCAGCCGCCGTCCCGGCAGGGGTATATATTATTCGGCGCGGACGGCGCTTCCTCGTCGGTCAGCAGGCCGCGCATTACATCAACCTCGGAGATATCCAGGTACTGCCCCTCCCCCGTTTTCGTCCGTTCCTCCAGCGCGCCCAGCAGCCCCAGGGACGCGTACAGCCCGGCTATATGGTCGGCGTAAGAGAACCCCGGCCCCAGCGGCGGCCCGCCGGGCAAAGCCATGCGCCCCGTCAGCCCGGCAAGCGCGTGGACCGTCGGCGCGTAGCCGGTATAGTCCCGCCGCGGGCTTTGCCGCCCCATGGCGGACATGCTAACCATGATGATGTCCGACTTTATCTTTTTAAGGCTGGTGTAGTCCAGCCCCCAGTTTTCCATGACGCGGGGGGTAAAGTTCTCGATAACGGCGTCGCTGATGCCCGCCAGCTTTTTCGCCAGCGCCAGGCCTTCCGGCTTGTTTAAGTCCAGCGTGATGCTCCGCTTGTTGCGGTTCCAGGTGTTATAGTAGCCGCGGGCAAAGGCGTCCTCATCCGCGGGCGTGCCCGGCCGCTGTACTTTAATCACCTCCGCCCCGAAGTCCCCCAGCAGCCGCGTGGCGTAAGGCCCCGCCAGCACCCGGGTAAAGTCCAGGACGCGGACGTTATGGAGAATGGATTTAGTTTTCATATTCTATTCAGTACAAGGCTTTGGCCGGCGGGGGGAACTAAAGGGGGTGAGGTATCTTTCCCCGTCTGGCTTTATGCCTGCCGCTTATGCTATAATAAAATCCTGAAATAAGATAACTGTTAAGGATATTGAAATGACTGCCAAAGCCGCTAAAGCTGATAAACCCTCCAAAGACCTCAAGACCTTCATGGAGAACATCAACAAGAAAGACAAGCTGAACGGTCTCAAGATAACCTTCGGTTTCACCAAGCGCAAGAGAAAGTAACCGGCGCTTTTTACCGCCTCCTCTCCCTTTTTCTCTTGCCCTCGAATGGTTCTTCGTCCGTGAAGTCCGGCCGGTAATTTTCCGCCGCGTCCAGTTCCTGCATCCACCCGTTCTCTATGCCTAGTTCCTCCACCAGCCCGGCCACCGCCGCGTATTCCTCCGGGTTTATTTTCCGGTTCAGCGCTTTATATTTGTCGGCGCGGTGGGCGGGATAGTACTGGGACATCACGCTGACCGCCACTTGGGGCGATACCTCTTTCACCAGCCACCTTAATGATTCCCCGCTCCCGGCGATGTCGTTGGGCAGTATCAGGTGGCGGACGATAAGCCCTTTTTGCGCGATGCCCTCATCATCGACGACCAAATCGCCGACCTGCCGCTGCATCTCGCTAATCGCCGCCCGGGCGTGATCGGCGTAGTTCCGCGCCCGCGAGTATTTCCGCCCCAAATCGTTAGAGGCGTAGCGTATGTCCGCCAGGTAGATGCTGACTATGCCGTCCAGCTCTTTAAGAGTTTTCAGCGAATCGTAGCTGCTGGTGTTATAGACCAGCGGCAGGCGTAGCCCTTTAGGGACGGTCTCCAATACCGCCTGTACTATCTGCGGCACGAAGTGTGACGGCGTCACCAGGTTGATGTTGTGGCAATGCAGCTCGTCCTGGAGATAGAGCATTTTCTCCGCCAGTTCCGCCGCCGTTACCTGGTTCTTCCTTTGCGTTTTATGGTCCTGGCTTATCTGGTAGTTCTGGCAGTAAACGCAGCGCATGTTGCAGTTGCCGAAGAATATCGCCCCGGAGCCGTGCGTGCCGGAAAGCACCGGCTCCTCCCCGTTATGGGCGCAGACAGAGGACACGATGGGTAAAAGCCCGGCGTAGCAGTGCCCCACTCCGCCTTTCAGTCGATTGGCCCGGCACTCCCGGGGGCAGATATCGCAGGCCCCCAGCCTCGCCTCCAGCACTTTAGCCCGCCGCTCCAGCTCCCCGGAGCGGTATAACGCTATATACCCCGGCTCGTAGTCGGTCATGGTTCTTTCCTTTTAACCTCCAGCCGCAGACCGTTTATTTTCGTTACCTCCACCATCGCGCCGGTTTCTATCTCCCCTTCTGCCGCGGCCGCCTG is a window encoding:
- a CDS encoding HIT domain-containing protein; the encoded protein is MKYIWAPWRIEYIRAAKPAGCILCDKPAEDKDAENYILYRGKHNFIMLNAYPYNPGHLLIAPYRHTANLEELTDAERNEHYKLVSRGVVVMKEAFNPAGFNIGANLGRVAGAGIDDHFHSHIVPRWQGDSNYITVLGDVRVIPQALADTYKSLAGKF
- a CDS encoding CoA transferase, whose protein sequence is MKTKSILHNVRVLDFTRVLAGPYATRLLGDFGAEVIKVQRPGTPADEDAFARGYYNTWNRNKRSITLDLNKPEGLALAKKLAGISDAVIENFTPRVMENWGLDYTSLKKIKSDIIMVSMSAMGRQSPRRDYTGYAPTVHALAGLTGRMALPGGPPLGPGFSYADHIAGLYASLGLLGALEERTKTGEGQYLDISEVDVMRGLLTDEEAPSAPNNIYPCRDGGWCAAAVFTEEEWRGLKRALGSPGWAEDAQFSTAEGRRENRAELDGLISVWTREHTANEVMSLLQANGAAAGKVQDAADLAKDPQLKARGFFIQGDVLTDASPIRMGRGGAEYERPAPAPGQDNDYVYGKLLGLSAGEISALKNKGVI
- a CDS encoding radical SAM protein, with product MTDYEPGYIALYRSGELERRAKVLEARLGACDICPRECRANRLKGGVGHCYAGLLPIVSSVCAHNGEEPVLSGTHGSGAIFFGNCNMRCVYCQNYQISQDHKTQRKNQVTAAELAEKMLYLQDELHCHNINLVTPSHFVPQIVQAVLETVPKGLRLPLVYNTSSYDSLKTLKELDGIVSIYLADIRYASNDLGRKYSRARNYADHARAAISEMQRQVGDLVVDDEGIAQKGLIVRHLILPNDIAGSGESLRWLVKEVSPQVAVSVMSQYYPAHRADKYKALNRKINPEEYAAVAGLVEELGIENGWMQELDAAENYRPDFTDEEPFEGKRKRERRR